From Equus quagga isolate Etosha38 chromosome 3, UCLA_HA_Equagga_1.0, whole genome shotgun sequence, one genomic window encodes:
- the HAND2 gene encoding heart- and neural crest derivatives-expressed protein 2 has protein sequence MSLVGGFPHHPVVHHEGYPFAAAAAAAAAAAASRCSHEENPYFHGWLIGHPEMSPPDYSMALSYSPEYASGAAGLDHSHYGGVPPGAGPPGLGGPRPVKRRGTANRKERRRTQSINSAFAELRECIPNVPADTKLSKIKTLRLATSYIAYLMDLLAKDDQNGEAEAFKAEIKKTDVKEEKRKKELNEILKSTVSSNDKKTKGRTGWPQHVWALELKQ, from the exons ATGAGTCTGGTAGGGGGCTTCCCCCACCACCCGGTGGTGCACCATGAAGGCTATCCgttcgccgccgccgccgccgccgctgccgccgccgccgccagccgCTGCAGCCACGAGGAGAACCCCTACTTCCATGGCTGGCTCATCGGCCACCCCGAGATGTCGCCCCCCGACTACAGCATGGCCCTGTCCTATAGCCCCGAGTACGCCAGCGGCGCCGCCGGCCTGGACCACTCCCATTACGGGGGGGTGCCGCCGGGCGCCGGGCCCCCGGGCCTGGGGGGGCCGCGCCCGGTGAAGCGTCGGGGCACAGCCAACCGCAAGGAGCGGCGCAGGACTCAGAGCATCAACAGCGCCTTCGCTGAACTGCGCGAGTGCATCCCCAACGTGCCCGCAGACACCAAACTCTCCAAGATCAAGACTCTGCGCCTGGCCACCAGCTACATCGCCTACCTCATGGACCTGCTGGCCAAGGACGACCAGAACGGCGAGGCGGAGGCCTTCAAGGCGGAGATCAAGAAAACAGatgtgaaagaagagaagaggaagaaggagctg aacGAAATCTTGAAAAGCACAGTGAGCAGCAACGACAAGAAAACCAAAGGCCGGACGGGCTGGCCGCAGCACGTTTGGGCCCTGGAGCTCAAGCAgtga